AACGCCCCCGCCAATCTGACCCTTTTGCGCACTTGCAAACCTAACATATCCGCTGCCGGCTTCAACAGATGAGGTGTTTAATCTCTGTCTTGAGTAACCAACAGTATCAGCGTTGGCAACATTATGTCCTGTGACCTCAAGACCTTTTTGAGCTGCAAATAATGCCTTGCTTGCAATTTCAAGTCCGTAAAA
This genomic stretch from Bacillota bacterium harbors:
- a CDS encoding flagellar basal body protein, with protein sequence MSSTFYGLEIASKALFAAQKGLEVTGHNVANADTVGYSRQRLNTSSVEAGSGYVRFASAQKGQIGGGV